The genomic segment CGGTCACCGCCGGCGGGGAGTCGCGTGCAACCGCGACGGTGGCTCGCCTACCGTGCCCGCTCCGGCCGACCGAGGACGCCCCAAGTGACAGGGCAAGTGGCAGGGATCGACTTCGCGGGCCGCGTGGCGATCGTCACCGGCGCGGGCGGAGGGCTGGGCCGAAGCCACGCGGCGCTCCTGGCCAGCCGCGGCGCCAAGGTCGTGGTCAACGACCTGGGGGTCAGCCGCCACGGCGAGGGCGGCACCGCCAAGGTGGCCGACGCAGTGGTGGCCGAGATCACCGACGCCGGGGGGGAGGCGGTCGCCAACCACGACGGCGTGCACACCTGGGAAGGCGGGCAGGCGATCATCCGGGCGGCGCTGGACGCGTTCGGGCGAGTGGACATCGTCGTGAACAACGCGGGGATCCTCCGGGACGTGTCGTTCAAGAACCTCACTGCCGACCAGCTCGAGACGGTCTTGAAGGTGCATCTGTACGGCGCGTTCCACGTGACCAAGGCGGCGTGGCCGTACCTGCGCGACAACAGCTACGGGCGGGTCATCAACACGACCTCGGGATCGGGGCTGTACGGCAACTTCGGTCAGGCCAACTACGCCGCCGCCAAGATGGGCGTGGTCGGTCTGACCCGGGCGCTCGCACAGGAAGGGGCCAAGTACAACATCACCTCCAATGCGATCGCGCCGATCGCGGCCTCACGCCTGACCGAGGATGTCCTCGCACCGCAGCTGCTCCAGCGACTCGATCCTGCCTTCGTCTCACCTCTCGTGGCACACCTGGCCTGGGAAGGCTGTACCGAGACGGGGCGGATCTACTACGCCGGCGGCGGCTACTACGCGCGGGTGGCGATCGTGGAGGGCACAGGCCACGTCTTCGACCACGTGCCGCAGGTGGAGGAGCTCGCCGAGCACTGGTCACAGATCGCGTCGATCGATGGCGCCCGCGAGTACGCCAACCTCAGCGAGTCCACCTTCGGGGTGGCGCAGGCGTTGAGGATCGACTCCACCCCCGGTGCGACCTAGACCCGACCTCGACCCTGACCTGGCGCGCGCCACTACAGTCGCCGCGGCGTCGGGGAGGACGACAGCTGAGGCACGAGGTCGTGGCGGTGGTGCCGTTCCGGGCTCCCGGCCGGGGCAAGACCCGCCTCGAGGTCCGGGCGGGCGCCCCCGGCCTGTCGCCGAGTCAGCGCGCGACGTTGAGCCGTGCGATGCTCGCCGACGTCAGCGCCGCGCTGGCGTGCTCATCGGTCGACCGGGTGGTGGTCGCCGCGGCGGGGCGTCGAGCAGCGGCTGCGGCCGCGGCCCTCGGACTCGAGGTGCGCCTGGACCCACCCGAGGCGCACGGCCTCAACGCGGCGCTGGCGGCTGTGACGACGCAGCTCGACGCCGCGACCATGGTGGTGGTGGCCGCTGATCTTCCGTCCCTGCGCGGCGACGAGGTCGATGCCCTGCTGGCCACCGACGCCGACGTCGCAGTTGCACCCACCGCGGACGGGGGGACCGGAGGGCTTGTCCGTCGACCGCCGGATGTCATCCCCGCGGCGTACGGCGTCGGGTCGGCCGCCCGTCACCGTGCACTGGCCGCCGCCGCCCGCCTGCGATCGGCCGAGCACGACCTTCCCGGTTTCCGCCGGGACGTGGACACCTGGGAGGACCTGTACGACCTGCTGACAGGCCCGGTCGGCGCCGCGACCGCCGCGGTCCTCGCTCGGCTGTCCGACCGGCTGTTGTCGCAGCCACCAGCGTCAGGGGCGGAGTTGTCTCTGGCGGGCCTCGACGACCTTCCGCAGCCGCCGCAGCAGCACGTGGTTGCGGAGCCACAGCAGCCGGTCGACCACCGGGGCCACCAGCCGGTGTGACGCAGGCCCGGCCACCAGGTACTCCTCGATCTCCACCAGCGTCACCTGGCCGTGGGGACGGAGACGGAAGATCGTCTCGTTGATGGCCAGCGGCATCATCGAGGGGCGGACGACCAGCCGGCGGGGTGGTTCGGTCTCAACGGCGACGGTCTTGTCGCGGATCAGCGTGACGCCGAGGCCGAGGCTGTGGTGGAAGACCGACCCCGGTTCAGGCCATCGGGGGTCGAACCGGCGGATGGTCCTCGTGCCCGCGACAAAGTAGGCGTAGGCGCGGGGATCGGCCAGAACGGCGAACACCCGGTCGGGCGTCGCCTTGCAGGTCGTCCGGTTGCGTGCCATGGAGGCCCCCTCACAGGCCGAGGACGGTCCGGGCCAGGCGGTCTCTGAGCGCGGTCGGCACCAGCGGTCCCCCCCATCGCAGCGCGACCGCCTCGGCACCCACCCAGTAGTTCGCTCGGGGGCGCCCCGCGGTGAGCGCCGTGCCGATGACCTCTGCGACGGCCTCTGGGGGGTGCATCCGCCCGACGAGGGCATGCAGGATACGTCGCGCGCGGTCGTAGGCGGTCTCGAAGTGCGAACCCGCGCGGTGACGGAGCAGATCGTCTTCGGCCTTCCGCCAGATGTCGGTCTCGATGCCTCCGGGTTCGATCAGGACGACTTCCACCCCGAAGGACGACACCTCGATCCGGAGAGCATCGCTGACGGCGGAGAGCGCGGCCTTGCTGGCTTGGTACCAGCCGGTCAGGGGTCCGGTGAGGTGCACGAGCGACGACGAGACGTTCACGATCCGACCTTCGGACCGTTCGCGCATGGCCGGTAACGCCAGACGCGCGAGG from the Actinomycetota bacterium genome contains:
- a CDS encoding SDR family oxidoreductase codes for the protein MAGIDFAGRVAIVTGAGGGLGRSHAALLASRGAKVVVNDLGVSRHGEGGTAKVADAVVAEITDAGGEAVANHDGVHTWEGGQAIIRAALDAFGRVDIVVNNAGILRDVSFKNLTADQLETVLKVHLYGAFHVTKAAWPYLRDNSYGRVINTTSGSGLYGNFGQANYAAAKMGVVGLTRALAQEGAKYNITSNAIAPIAASRLTEDVLAPQLLQRLDPAFVSPLVAHLAWEGCTETGRIYYAGGGYYARVAIVEGTGHVFDHVPQVEELAEHWSQIASIDGAREYANLSESTFGVAQALRIDSTPGAT
- the cofC gene encoding 2-phospho-L-lactate guanylyltransferase, which codes for MAVVPFRAPGRGKTRLEVRAGAPGLSPSQRATLSRAMLADVSAALACSSVDRVVVAAAGRRAAAAAAALGLEVRLDPPEAHGLNAALAAVTTQLDAATMVVVAADLPSLRGDEVDALLATDADVAVAPTADGGTGGLVRRPPDVIPAAYGVGSAARHRALAAAARLRSAEHDLPGFRRDVDTWEDLYDLLTGPVGAATAAVLARLSDRLLSQPPASGAELSLAGLDDLPQPPQQHVVAEPQQPVDHRGHQPV
- a CDS encoding SRPBCC family protein; protein product: MARNRTTCKATPDRVFAVLADPRAYAYFVAGTRTIRRFDPRWPEPGSVFHHSLGLGVTLIRDKTVAVETEPPRRLVVRPSMMPLAINETIFRLRPHGQVTLVEIEEYLVAGPASHRLVAPVVDRLLWLRNHVLLRRLRKVVEARQRQLRP
- a CDS encoding SDR family NAD(P)-dependent oxidoreductase — protein: MSRSVLVTGATSGIGLATALHLSELGFHVLGSARTQHKAERLVEAAEQAGVEVEPMLFDVTDADACERAMADRTLYGLVNNAGYYNVGTVVDVPPGDALRQLETMVVAPMRLARLALPAMRERSEGRIVNVSSSLVHLTGPLTGWYQASKAALSAVSDALRIEVSSFGVEVVLIEPGGIETDIWRKAEDDLLRHRAGSHFETAYDRARRILHALVGRMHPPEAVAEVIGTALTAGRPRANYWVGAEAVALRWGGPLVPTALRDRLARTVLGL